The genomic window GCGGCCAGCCGCTTCTCGAACTTCACCAGGAATCGAACCATCAGCACGATGCCGCCGATCAGCACGGAGAGCATCACGCACGTCGACATCGGCTGGTCGAGCCCGTTGGTGATCAGGAAGGTGGTGCCGCCGGTTGCCACCGTGACCACCGCCGAGCGGATGATGCCGGAGCCCTGCCCGACCTGGTGCACGTCGACGCTCACCGGGGCATCGCCGCCGACAGGGCCGCCACCGCGCCGACCGCGAACTGGTCCCGGATCCGGTCGCGCAACAGCGCCCACTGGCGGGTGAAGGCCGCTCGCCGTTCCAGCGTCTCCCACAGTTGCCCGGCGAGTTCGCCACCCCGGCCGGCGGGCAGCCACAGGTGCAGCAGATAGTCGACGGCCGGGCGCAGGCGCCCCAGCGACTCGTCGCGGGGCAGGGCGCCGATCGCGGCCCGGTCGACGATGCCGATCACCGAGGTCAGCAGCCAGTCGTGCAGGGCCAGATCCTCGCCGAAGGCGACCAACAGCCGCGGCGGCGCTTCGGCGGGCAGGGTGACGCGCATGATTCGTAACTGGTCGTCGTGCACGGCGAAGCTCGGTGGCCCGGCGGTGTCACCCTGTTCGACCACGAACCGCAGCCGGGTGCGGGGCAGGCGCAGCCGCTCGCGGGACCGGCCGCCGGCCGGGACGGCGCTCTGCACCAGGTCGGACGCCAGCGCGGCGATCCCGCCGAGGTCGAGCGCGCCCGCCGCCCGGTCCGGCGCGGCGAACGCCTCGGTCAGTTCGGTGGGCTGGACCCGTCCCACCGCCTCGATCACGCCGAGCCGGGCCAGGTAGTGCGACCAGGGCTGCCGGGCACTGCCGGTCGCCCGGGTCAGAGTGGTCCAGGCGGTGCCCTGCACGATGTGACCGCCGGTGATCGCGGCCCGTTGCAGAACGGTGCCGATGCCCCGGACCTGGCGGGCGGGTGCGGGCGCGCCGAGCGGGCAATCGACGCCGACCGGGCGCTCGGGGGAGCGCACATAGGAGCGTGGTCGTTCCAGGCGCAGCACGGGCTCGCCGGCCACCAGATCGACAAGCGACGCGGCCTCCCGGGCGCTCATCGGGTCGCGGCCACGGAGCAGACCGGTGTGGACCTCACCTACGACGAGCACGTCAAGGACCCCCATCCGCGGTGGCGAGGGAGGCCGGGAAGACGCACTGTGCGGCGCGTCCCCCGTGCGCCGCATCACGCCGGCCGTTCGATTGGAACCCAAGGATTCCGAGATTGCAACACCTTGGGTGATCATTGGATTGCTTTGAGTAATCGCATCTAGCATTCATCGTCGTAAGCGACAAGGTCGGGGCGTGAAAAGCCGCAGTCGCCGGAGAATTTCCCGGGCGCCCCGGTCCCCTCATCGATCGCCGTTAACGTCAGAAGGTGACCACTCGCCCTCTTGTGCTCATTGTCGGCGCCGGTGTCTCCGGTCTGACCACCGCGGTGCGCCTGGCCGAGAGAAAGCTCGGCGTCCGGGTGCGCATCCGTGCCGAGCAGGAGCCATGGGCGAGCAGCTCGGCCGCGGCCGGGGCGATCTGGGACCCGATCTACGCCAAGCACGCCCGCGTCGAGCACTGGGCCTCCCGCTCGTACGCGGTCTTCAGTGAACTCGCCCGCAGCGGATTCCCGGGTGTGCGGGTGATCGACGGTGTGGAGGCCTCCCGGGTGCCGATCCCGACCCCGGGGTGGGCACTCGACCTGCCCGGATATCGCGACTGCCGGCCGGCCGAGCTGCCGGTCGGCTTCGCGAGCGGCTGGCGGTACACCGCCCCGATCATCGACATGCCGCCCTACCTGAGTGAACTGCAGGCCCGGCTGACCGCCGCCGGTGGTGAGCTGATCTTCGGGGAGCGGCTGGGCGGTCTGGGCGACGCGTTCGCCGACGCCGCCATCGTGATCAACTGCAGTGGGGTGGGCGCGCGGGAACTGGTGCCCGATCCCGAGGTGCAGCCGATCCGGGGGCAGTTGGTCGCGGTGCGCAACCCGGGCCTGCGGGAGTTCTTCGCGGAGCACACCGACGAACTCGGCGAGATGACGTACTTCCTGCCGCAGGGCGACGTGCTGCTGCTGGGCGGCAGTGCCGAGAAGGGCGAGGCCGAGCCACTGGCCGACACCCAGATCGCCGCGGCCATCGTACGGCGGTGTGTCGAGATCTTCCCGGTCATCGGCGGCGCCGACATCCTCGGCCACCGGACCGGCATCCGGCCCTGGCGCTCCGAGGTCCGGCTCGAGCACGAGGACCTCGGCGACCGGCACCTCGTGCACAACTACGGGCACGGCGGCGCCGGGGTGAGCCTGTCCTGGGGGTGTGCCGACGACGTGGCGGACCTGGTGCAGGGCATCCTGGAGGGAGACGCCTGAGGCACGCCGAGGAGAGCACATGAGCACGAGGTTCGCCCTGGTCCGGAAACCGGCCGAGACGCTCGCCGACGGGATCGTCACGTTCGTCGAGCGGCAGCCCGTCGACCTGGCGCTGGCCCGGCGGCAGTGGGTGGCCTATGTCGCCGCGCTGGAGGCCAACGGCTGGCCGGCGGTCGAGGTCGACGCCGACGACACGCTGCCGGACTCGGTGTTCGTCGAGGACACCGTGATCATGTTCGGGTCCGTCGCCGTGCTGGCCAATCCGTCGCGGGCGGCCCGCAGCCCGGAGGTCGCCGGGACCGCGCGGAAACTGAGGGAGCTGGGCTTCGAGCCGGTCGCCCTGACCGAGGGGCACCTGGACGGCGGGGACGTGCTGAAGGTGGGCCGGACCGTCTATGTCGGGCTGGGCGGCACCACCGACCAGGCCGCCATCGACCAGTTGCAGCGGGTCCTCGGGCCGCACGGCTGGACCGTCGTGGCGGTGCCGATCACGAAGGCGCTGCACCTCAAGAGCGCGCTGACCGCTCTCCCGGACCAGACGATCATCGGTTACGGACCTCTGGTCGACGACCCGTCCATCTTCCCCTCCTTTCTCGAGGTGCCGGAGGAGTCGGGCGCCCACGTGGTGGTCCTCGACGAGGACACCGTGCTGATGAGCGACGGTGCGCCGCAGAGCAGATCCATCTTCGAGGCGCGCGGCCTGCGAGTGGTGCCGGTGGATATCAGTGAGTACGAGAAGCTCGAAGGATGCGTGACCTGCCTGTCGGTCCGCGTACGCCAATAGTTTGACCGATATCGATCATAAAGTTATCCCCACCTGGGAGGAGAGGCCTTGACAGGGCAAACTTAAGCCGCTTAATAATGGCGCCGTCGAT from Actinoplanes derwentensis includes these protein-coding regions:
- a CDS encoding SCO2521 family protein — its product is MLVVGEVHTGLLRGRDPMSAREAASLVDLVAGEPVLRLERPRSYVRSPERPVGVDCPLGAPAPARQVRGIGTVLQRAAITGGHIVQGTAWTTLTRATGSARQPWSHYLARLGVIEAVGRVQPTELTEAFAAPDRAAGALDLGGIAALASDLVQSAVPAGGRSRERLRLPRTRLRFVVEQGDTAGPPSFAVHDDQLRIMRVTLPAEAPPRLLVAFGEDLALHDWLLTSVIGIVDRAAIGALPRDESLGRLRPAVDYLLHLWLPAGRGGELAGQLWETLERRAAFTRQWALLRDRIRDQFAVGAVAALSAAMPR
- a CDS encoding FAD-dependent oxidoreductase encodes the protein MTTRPLVLIVGAGVSGLTTAVRLAERKLGVRVRIRAEQEPWASSSAAAGAIWDPIYAKHARVEHWASRSYAVFSELARSGFPGVRVIDGVEASRVPIPTPGWALDLPGYRDCRPAELPVGFASGWRYTAPIIDMPPYLSELQARLTAAGGELIFGERLGGLGDAFADAAIVINCSGVGARELVPDPEVQPIRGQLVAVRNPGLREFFAEHTDELGEMTYFLPQGDVLLLGGSAEKGEAEPLADTQIAAAIVRRCVEIFPVIGGADILGHRTGIRPWRSEVRLEHEDLGDRHLVHNYGHGGAGVSLSWGCADDVADLVQGILEGDA
- the ddaH gene encoding dimethylargininase, yielding MSTRFALVRKPAETLADGIVTFVERQPVDLALARRQWVAYVAALEANGWPAVEVDADDTLPDSVFVEDTVIMFGSVAVLANPSRAARSPEVAGTARKLRELGFEPVALTEGHLDGGDVLKVGRTVYVGLGGTTDQAAIDQLQRVLGPHGWTVVAVPITKALHLKSALTALPDQTIIGYGPLVDDPSIFPSFLEVPEESGAHVVVLDEDTVLMSDGAPQSRSIFEARGLRVVPVDISEYEKLEGCVTCLSVRVRQ